The window TCGTTCGAGCGTGAGCGCAGGAAGCTGACCGCAGCGGTAGCGCTTTCTTTCATCACGTCGCCGAGCTGACCCGTGAGGGTTAGCTTGCCGGTACCCGGCATCGTCGTCGTTTCGATGAACATGATGTCGCCGCCAACCGGCGTCCATGCCAGTCCCGTCGCGACGCCTGTCGACGCGACGCGTTTCTTCGTTTCGTTGAAGAAGCGCGGTTTCTGGAGGTAGTCGACCAGCGTCTCCGGCTTCACGCGTTGCTTGAAGTTCGGTTCCTCGGCGACTCGGCGAGCAATCTTTCGGAAGATCGTGCCGATCTCGCGTTCGAGATTGCGGACTCCGGCTTCTCGCGTGTAGTCACCGATGATCGAGCGAATCGCCGGATCGGTGATCTGCGCTTGCGAGGGCTTGAGGCCGTTTGCCTTGCGTTGCTTTGCCACGAGATAGCGGCGCGCAATTTGAACCTTGTCTTGCTCGGTGTATCCCGCCAGAGGAATCACTTCCATGCGGTCGCGCAACGGTGGCGAGATCGTCGAGAGATCGTTGGCCGTGCAGATGAAGAGCACCGACGAGAGATCGAAGGGCAGATCGAGATAGTGATCGCGGAAGTTGATGTTCTGCTCCGGATCGAGCACTTCGAGCAACGCCGACTGCGGGTCTCCGCGGAAGTCACTGCCGACCTTGTCGATCTCGTCGATCATCATAACCGGATTTTTGGTTCCGGCATCGCGCAGCGAACGGATGATCGTACCCGGCATCGCGCCGATGTACGTCCGTCGATGTCCGCGAATCTCGGCCTCGTCACGAACGCCGCCGACCGAAAGCCGCACGAACTTGCGACCCATCGCGCGTGCGATCGATTGCCCGAGACTGGTCTTACCCACACCCGGCGGACCGACAAAGCATAGGATCGGACCGGTTAGCTTCTTGCGCAGCTTACCGACGGCCAAGTACTCGATGATTCGGTCTTTGACTTTCTCGAGATCATAGTGATCCTCGTCGAGAATTTCGCGGGCTTTCTTGATTTCGATGTTGTCATCGGTCGTTTGACTCCACGGGAGCTGAACGATCCAATCCAAGTACGTGCGAATGACGCTGTACTCAGGTGACGCCTGCGGAACTTTGGTGAGCCTGTCGAGCTCGCGGTCCGCGGCTTTCTTCGCATCTTCGGGAAGCTTCGCGTCGTCGATCTTCTTGCGGAGTTCGTTGACGTCGGCTTGCTGTGGATCGGTCTCGCCGAGCTCGTCCTGAATGGCGCGCAGCTGCTGACGGAGATAGAACTCGCGTTGGTTCTTCTCCATCTCTTTTTGAATCTCGGACTGAATTTTGTGTCCGAGTTCGACGACTTCGAGCTCCTTGGTGAGGAGCACGGTGAGCTTGCGCAACCGCTTCTCGGTGTTGCGCTCTTCGAGAATCGCTTGGCGATCGTCGGTGTCGAGGCGCATCGTCGATGCGACGAAGTACGTGAGCAGATTGGAGTCCGTGATATTTTGGACTTCCATCTCCATCTCACGCGGCGCTTGCGGAAGATAGCTCAACAGTTTTTGGAACAGCGTCGCGAGATTGCGGTGCATCGCGACCAGCTGCTCCGAATCTTTGGTGATATCGGGAAGCTCGATGAAGGTCGCCGACATGTACGGCTCGCTCTGCACGATCTTGTCGATGCGGAAAACGTTCGAGCCCGCAACGATGCAGCGCAGCGTTCCGTCGGGAACTTTGAGCATCTTTTGAATCGTACCGATCGTGCCGACGCGGCGGATGTCCTCGGGACCCGGATCTTCGGTGTCTTTGTCCTTGAGAACAACCAAACCGATGGGCTTGCCTTCGCGTAGCGCTTCCTCAACGAGCGCAATGCCCGGCTTCTTTACGACTGCCAGCGGAATGACGGTGTTTGGAAACAGCACCGCTTCCTGCAGCGGCAGAATGCCGAGAGTATCGGATGCAGGGAGAGTGGTCGTGGTCATATCGTTATCTTTCTGACCGTCACGCGCAGCTCGGTGCGCAGCGCGCGCGGCTCACGCACCGCAATCGGTAGCGTGATCGTTAGGATGCCGTCGTTATAAGTGGCGGTCGCTTCGTTGACGTCGATCGGGTTCGGCAGCGGGATGCGCGCGGCAAACTCGCCGTACTCGATTTCCTTTTGAAGGATGGAGAGCGTCCGGCAGGCCTCGGCGGAGTGGTCCAGCCGGTGGCCCGTTATATAGAGAGAGGTCTCGTCGGCCGAGACGGTCAGACTCTCGGGATCGGCTCCGGCCAGTTCGACCTGGACGACGATCCGCTGTGACTCCCCGTCGAAAAAGACGTCCGTATTGGGGTTGAATCGCCCCGAGCGCCAACGGCGCGCCAGCTCAAAAAATCGGTCTTCGTGCATTAGCACTCTCCCAAACCCGCTGCTAAGGCCCTCGGATGCGATGACCGCGGTCCTCGACCCTCCGCCTCTTGCTCTAGTACCCATGCCGTGCGTCGCAAAAGCGTATCGGCAGAACAACAAATATTATGTGCTACTTGTTTTGCATGCGCTTTACAAAGCGATATTTGTCGCGATGCGTAAATTTGTAACTATCGAAAATTCCTTGTGCCATATGACTTTTCGAACGTTACACAACGTTAACTGAGTTAACTTTCATCCAGACTGTTTGCAAATCACTTGGCGTAATGCATGGACGCGCGTAGTGTGAGGGCTGCACTGGACGCTCGCTTGTCGAGCACCCGGGCCGGACGCTCGAGAGAGCCTCCGCCCCCTCACACAAAGGAGAGACATGCTTCGTCTCAATCGCGGTGGGCTCGCTAGACTCGGCCTCGCGCTCATTCCATCGGCCGCGCTGGCCTTCGGAACGCTCTGCGCTCCGGCAGCCGCAGCCTCCAATACCGCAAACGTCTCCGTCGCCGTCACGGCCGGCGTACAAGCTACCATCGGCGTCACCTATTCGGCCGGCAGCAACGTTAGCTGCAACGTCGGCTCGGCGATCACCGGCTTCGTCGCCTGCACGAACACGGCGACCCTCGCGGGCACGTTCCGCAGCTCGAAGACCGATACGGGCGGAACGTCCGTCTCGATCACGGCCGCAGCAATCACCGGAACCGGTGGCGGCGTCATCCCGGCCACCGCCTGGGAGATGACCTGCACCGGCGGCACGACCGGCAGCCCGACGAACCCCGGAACGCCCGGAACTCTCGCGGCCACCGCTGCACTCTCGACGTCGGCAACCGCCTGCCAATCGTGGAGCGGCGAAATCGTCGCCAACTACAGCCTCGTTGTCGCGCTCTTGCTCGACGCGAGCCTCGTTCCGGCAGACACCTATGCCGCGACGAACTTCACGGCGACGGCAACCGCGAACTAAATGCTTCGCAGCATTGCAAGCGCGCTCACGGTCGCATTGATCGCGCTTGCACCACTGGGGGTCCGGGCACAAACCGTGCCCGGCCTCCAGATCTCGGTTCAACCTCTGATCGTGCAGTTTGCAATTGCGCCCGGTCAACAAGCCAGCGCACGCGTGATCGTCAAGAACACCGGAACGCAAGCAGCACGCGTCAGCGCGAATCAAATCGATTGGATTTCGAACGTCGACGGCACGGTAAAAACCGGCAAGCCCGGGATGTCCGCAGTCTCATCGGTCGATCCGTACCTTCATCTATCAGGCAACGAATTCACGCTCGCACCCGGCCAGACACAAGAGATGACGTTGACGCTCGATCTTCCGTCAACGTTTCCGTCCACGATCGGCGATCACTGGGGCGGCTACTTCATCCGCGCGACAAGCGCGGAGGGACCGGCCGGCTCGTTCGGCGTCGGCGCCAACATTCTCGTTTACGAAACTGTCGGCATCGCGCGCAAACATCTTAAGCTCACCACGTTGCGCGTTGAAGACGCGGGCAACGGTAACGTCCGTCTCGTCGCTCGGATGTCGAACGACGGCGAAACCTACGTTCGTCCTCAAATTCACTTACAAGTCGCGCAGGCCGGACGGATCGTTCAGCAGCGCGATGACAGCACCCCGGCGATCTTCGCCGGAAGTCCTCGACTTTACACGCGCACGTTTTCGGGACTGACGCCGGGCAATTACTCGCTCGCGCTCACGATCGATTACGGCGGAAGCACGCTCGTGGCGGGGACGACGCAGTTTACGGTGCGATAGCGTGCGCCGTCTGCTCGTCTCACTTTTTGCCGTAGCCTTCCTCTCGATCGCAGCATTCGGACACGCCGACGCGGCGGCCGGCAAGATCACGACCTTTACGAAGCTCTGCTCGGGGAGCATCAACTTCACGGTCGTCGACATCACGCACTCGCAGCTCCCCGGCTCGCAAGCCTGTTCGTTCTCACTCGAAATCACGACGAGCGCGAATCAAGGCTTGATAACGATCGTTGCGCCGAAGATCACCGGCTCAACCGGCGCAACAATCCCGCAAACGGCTTTCTATGCACTGTGCAGCGCAAGCTCCGACCCGTCGGGAATTTTTTCGTCGAGCGGAACCGTACAGCTGAGCTCGAGCGCGGTAACGTGCGCGACGATTACGTCGAAATCGAAAAACAAGACGGTCACCTTCAGCGTTTCGCTGTTCCTCGACGACACCGCCGACGCGACGACCTTCCCCGGCGATCCCGCATACACGGCGGCAAATCTTTCCATTACGGCAGACGCACCCTAAGATGCGAACGCTCGCGGCAATCCTTGCGCTCAGCATTGCCCTGCTCGGAAGCCTGGCCCCGGCCGCCGCACAAACGAACGGCAGGCCGAACGTTTGGCTCGACGACACTCAGCTCGGTACGGTCGCGGTCGAGCGCAACGGAAAAGATATTCTTGTCGCGCTCAGTCCACTCGCACGCGCGCTCAACTGGAGCATCGTGCGAACGAAGAGCGCTGCCATCCTGACCGGGCACGACCGCCAGCTAACGCTAACGATCGGCTTGCGCAGCGTCGGAGAAAACGGCGACCCGCACGCGATGTTCGCAGAACCGCCGCTGGACCGTGACGGGCAAATTTACCTTAGCGCGCACGATGCCGCGAAACTCTTTGGGCTGACGCTTACGAACAACGGTAAGCTTGCCTTTCATCGTCCGCAAGATCTTTCGAGCAGCACCGAGATCACGGAAATTCCGGCGTCGCCGACACCGCACCCGACCGCTACGCCACGCGTCAATCGCAGCAACAACAACGGCGGCGACGGTACGACCGCAAACGCCGGGCGCGTTATGCTCTCGCTCGATCGCAGCGGCACCGCGAACGTGCTGAACATTCAAAGCGAGACGAATGGCTCGTTTCTTGCGACGCGCCTCAACTCATCCGGTGTCAACGGCATCGGTCCGCCGGATGCGACCGTCATCGTCGGCGATGCGGAACGCAACGCCAGCATCGGCTACATCAGCGATCCGCTAGCCGGATTGATCTTCGGCGGCGGGGTTTACGAAGGCGTCGATCTGCACAACGGCATCGGCGGTCAAGATGCGTTCATCGGGCGGCGTCTCGATGACGGCTACTCGAGCTTCGGTACGGTCCTCTCCGATCCGCACAACGGGACCAGCGATACGCTTGACGTCCTGATGCACGGCACGTCATACGCTGAAATGCTGCTGCGCCGCTTTTCGGTAACGCACGAGCCTTGGGGCGACTACACGCGTGAGTTCATCATCGGCAGTCGCGGTTTCGGCATGGGATTCGGCGCGCGCACGCGCGGACGCACGTTCGTCGAAACTGCC of the Candidatus Baltobacteraceae bacterium genome contains:
- a CDS encoding Hsp20/alpha crystallin family protein encodes the protein MHEDRFFELARRWRSGRFNPNTDVFFDGESQRIVVQVELAGADPESLTVSADETSLYITGHRLDHSAEACRTLSILQKEIEYGEFAARIPLPNPIDVNEATATYNDGILTITLPIAVREPRALRTELRVTVRKITI
- the lon gene encoding endopeptidase La, yielding MTTTTLPASDTLGILPLQEAVLFPNTVIPLAVVKKPGIALVEEALREGKPIGLVVLKDKDTEDPGPEDIRRVGTIGTIQKMLKVPDGTLRCIVAGSNVFRIDKIVQSEPYMSATFIELPDITKDSEQLVAMHRNLATLFQKLLSYLPQAPREMEMEVQNITDSNLLTYFVASTMRLDTDDRQAILEERNTEKRLRKLTVLLTKELEVVELGHKIQSEIQKEMEKNQREFYLRQQLRAIQDELGETDPQQADVNELRKKIDDAKLPEDAKKAADRELDRLTKVPQASPEYSVIRTYLDWIVQLPWSQTTDDNIEIKKAREILDEDHYDLEKVKDRIIEYLAVGKLRKKLTGPILCFVGPPGVGKTSLGQSIARAMGRKFVRLSVGGVRDEAEIRGHRRTYIGAMPGTIIRSLRDAGTKNPVMMIDEIDKVGSDFRGDPQSALLEVLDPEQNINFRDHYLDLPFDLSSVLFICTANDLSTISPPLRDRMEVIPLAGYTEQDKVQIARRYLVAKQRKANGLKPSQAQITDPAIRSIIGDYTREAGVRNLEREIGTIFRKIARRVAEEPNFKQRVKPETLVDYLQKPRFFNETKKRVASTGVATGLAWTPVGGDIMFIETTTMPGTGKLTLTGQLGDVMKESATAAVSFLRSRSNELGLSEDYFAKHDLHIHVPAGAVPKDGPSAGIAIATSIVSLLTNRKVQSDIAMTGEITLTGQVLPVGGIKEKVLGAKRAGIRKVLLPRRNEIDLDDVPKEVRDTMEFVLMDELSEVFLQALGNRVITPVYLGADQVRRASNVVALRPRSVAKRVRVNGKRARQISRKR